Proteins from a single region of Pseudomonas quebecensis:
- a CDS encoding vWA domain-containing protein yields the protein MFEFAWPWVFLLLPLPWLMRLILPAADSGEPALKVSYLSDLEGLARRRARSNLPGWRQQAPFVVLWLLLLTAAARPEWLGEPLPIAASGRDLLVAVDVSGSMDFPDMHWQDEDISRLNLVKHLLGDFLESREGDRVGLILFGSQAYLQAPLTFDRRTVRTWLDEARIGIAGKNTAIGDAIGLALKRLRQRPAQSRVLILVTDGANNAGQIDPLTAARLAAEEGVKIYPIGIGADPEQNGSLGILGVNPSLDLDEPSLRAIAEATGGQYFRARDGAQLQAIKQTLDTLEPVEQQPTQARPAHALYSAPLALALILSVLLVIQERWPNNALQRGFDKLASKGLFLPPKPQWRQRLKRLRLRGRR from the coding sequence ATGTTTGAGTTCGCCTGGCCATGGGTCTTCCTCTTGTTGCCGCTGCCCTGGTTGATGCGGCTGATCCTGCCGGCGGCCGACAGCGGTGAACCGGCGCTGAAAGTCAGCTACCTCAGCGACCTCGAAGGCCTGGCACGCCGTCGCGCGCGCTCCAACCTGCCGGGCTGGCGCCAGCAAGCGCCGTTCGTGGTGCTGTGGCTGCTGTTGCTGACCGCCGCCGCGCGCCCCGAATGGCTCGGCGAACCCTTGCCGATCGCCGCCAGTGGCCGCGACCTGCTGGTGGCGGTGGACGTTTCCGGCTCCATGGACTTCCCCGATATGCACTGGCAGGACGAAGACATCAGCCGCCTGAACCTGGTCAAACACCTGCTCGGCGATTTTCTCGAAAGTCGCGAAGGCGACCGCGTGGGCTTGATCCTGTTCGGCAGCCAGGCCTACCTGCAGGCGCCCCTGACCTTTGACAGGCGGACCGTGCGCACCTGGCTGGACGAGGCGCGCATCGGCATCGCAGGCAAGAACACGGCCATCGGCGATGCCATCGGCCTGGCCTTGAAACGCCTGCGCCAGCGCCCGGCCCAGAGCCGCGTACTGATCCTGGTCACCGACGGCGCCAACAATGCCGGGCAGATCGACCCGCTGACCGCCGCGCGCCTGGCCGCCGAAGAAGGCGTAAAGATCTACCCCATCGGCATTGGGGCCGACCCGGAGCAAAACGGCTCGCTGGGCATCCTCGGCGTCAACCCCAGCCTGGACCTTGACGAACCCTCGCTCAGGGCGATTGCCGAGGCCACGGGGGGCCAGTACTTTCGAGCCCGGGATGGCGCGCAGCTGCAAGCGATCAAGCAGACTTTGGACACCCTCGAACCGGTTGAACAGCAACCCACCCAGGCGCGCCCGGCACACGCGCTGTACAGCGCGCCGCTGGCGCTGGCGTTGATCCTGAGCGTGTTGCTGGTGATCCAGGAACGTTGGCCGAACAACGCGCTGCAACGCGGCTTCGATAAATTGGCCAGCAAGGGTTTATTCCTGCCACCCAAGCCCCAGTGGCGCCAACGTCTCAAGCGCCTGCGTTTACGGGGACGCCGATGA
- a CDS encoding ATP-binding cassette domain-containing protein — protein sequence MLNLLYKACRDHKSLLTFTLTTTLLLKILVLAPPLLFGGIIDALGTNPKGYQILLPSLIAAFILAGCVHAAINPAQNLLLSKLVQSIIRDASIHWVTQLIRKEFDAFNTWRIGHFIKSVERGLTAHEKLLTFFITTGLPILLEFIVVGGAFLYMGGLTIFLALNGCALVYAFATYKIILWRRLHLTTVNEQEDELSAVLFNTLSAGKTIKLEGAEESASRPLNLAFKRYADAAITVASSSGYLSGAKILFISFSTGALLAWGVFNQLSATPSISVGQLVAIFSIASSYLLNVTNLTEGYRVLDQFLADQRRLEHLLTLPNFDDETRQAVLPKYSESTLALKPCFVTADGSSRINVNTTLSFTQGQSVAITGPSGAGKSTLLEALAGLNLSLRDNLYINGVAVSDLNAKAHLDCIRYCPQSPQFLEGAFEHSVLFGVDRSSGLEQAIRQLQVEAVVDHRSLAENATNVSGGEAKRLSLLRLINKPGHFNLFDEPSASIEQTLAVPVWDLLFETFGKLGLICVTHDLRHLERFDRVIIMREGAIVDDGPWHELQVKPAIRKLLDNMPAHE from the coding sequence ATGCTGAACCTTCTTTACAAAGCCTGCAGGGACCATAAAAGCCTACTGACCTTCACTCTGACGACAACTTTATTACTGAAAATACTGGTATTGGCGCCACCGTTGCTTTTCGGCGGAATAATTGATGCGCTCGGCACAAATCCCAAGGGTTATCAAATTTTACTTCCCAGTTTGATTGCAGCGTTCATTTTGGCAGGATGCGTACATGCGGCAATCAACCCAGCACAAAACCTGCTCTTATCAAAACTTGTTCAATCCATTATTCGGGACGCCTCCATTCATTGGGTTACACAACTAATACGAAAAGAATTTGATGCATTCAATACCTGGCGAATAGGACACTTCATCAAATCGGTAGAAAGAGGATTGACGGCACATGAAAAGTTACTGACATTCTTCATTACAACGGGACTCCCTATTTTATTGGAATTCATAGTAGTGGGCGGCGCGTTTCTTTACATGGGCGGCCTAACTATTTTCCTCGCACTAAATGGGTGCGCTCTTGTTTATGCGTTTGCCACCTACAAAATCATTCTCTGGCGAAGACTCCACCTCACTACTGTCAACGAACAGGAAGATGAATTAAGCGCAGTTTTATTCAACACCTTGAGTGCCGGAAAAACAATAAAACTGGAGGGTGCTGAAGAGTCCGCATCCCGCCCGTTGAATCTTGCTTTCAAACGCTATGCGGATGCCGCCATCACTGTGGCCAGTTCGAGTGGTTATTTGAGTGGGGCAAAGATCCTGTTCATCAGCTTTTCGACAGGAGCGCTGTTAGCCTGGGGAGTATTCAATCAGCTGTCTGCGACGCCAAGCATCAGTGTCGGACAATTGGTAGCCATTTTCTCGATCGCCAGCAGCTACTTACTCAACGTCACAAACCTGACAGAAGGTTATCGGGTGCTTGATCAATTCTTGGCTGACCAGCGCAGACTTGAGCATCTGTTGACGCTGCCTAACTTCGACGACGAAACCCGGCAAGCAGTACTCCCGAAATATTCAGAATCGACGTTGGCCCTTAAACCATGCTTTGTAACGGCGGATGGTTCGTCCCGAATAAACGTCAACACCACGCTGAGTTTTACCCAAGGTCAATCGGTAGCAATCACAGGCCCGAGTGGCGCCGGTAAATCAACGTTATTGGAAGCGCTCGCAGGGTTGAATCTTTCGCTGAGAGATAATCTGTACATCAATGGAGTGGCTGTATCCGACCTGAATGCAAAAGCTCATTTGGACTGCATCAGATATTGTCCTCAATCACCACAGTTTTTAGAGGGCGCTTTTGAGCACTCTGTTTTATTTGGGGTAGATAGATCCTCGGGCTTGGAACAAGCGATACGGCAATTGCAGGTTGAAGCGGTGGTCGACCATCGCAGCCTGGCCGAAAACGCGACTAATGTGTCAGGGGGTGAAGCCAAACGCCTGTCACTATTGCGACTGATCAATAAACCTGGTCATTTTAACTTGTTCGATGAACCCAGCGCTTCGATTGAGCAAACACTGGCAGTACCTGTGTGGGATCTGCTTTTCGAAACGTTCGGTAAGCTCGGCTTGATTTGTGTAACCCATGACTTGCGCCACCTGGAGCGCTTTGATCGCGTCATCATCATGCGAGAAGGAGCTATTGTGGATGACGGCCCGTGGCACGAGTTGCAGGTAAAACCAGCCATCAGGAAGCTGTTGGACAACATGCCCGCCCACGAGTAA
- a CDS encoding DUF4381 domain-containing protein, with product MSSLDQLQPLIAPPAIGFWPPAPGWWLLLLLIPLLGWGLWSLRRFLPTRRPAVRTEQPLDPLRIAALAELALMPKPYDGAPAGAWLQQLNGLLKRLCRNDYPYSQSHTLNGRKWLAFLDNRCPAAGLTRWMVLVEGAYKPECKLDDKAIAGLTQAVDTWIRKHV from the coding sequence ATGAGCAGCCTCGATCAACTGCAACCGCTGATTGCCCCGCCGGCCATTGGTTTCTGGCCGCCCGCGCCAGGCTGGTGGCTGCTGCTGTTGCTGATACCGCTGCTGGGCTGGGGCCTGTGGTCGCTGCGCCGTTTTTTGCCGACCCGCCGCCCGGCGGTGCGCACCGAGCAACCGCTGGACCCGCTGCGCATCGCCGCCCTCGCCGAGCTTGCGCTGATGCCCAAGCCCTATGACGGCGCGCCCGCCGGCGCCTGGCTGCAGCAACTCAACGGCCTGCTCAAACGCCTGTGCCGCAACGACTACCCCTACAGCCAGAGCCATACCCTCAACGGCCGAAAATGGCTGGCATTCCTCGACAATCGCTGCCCCGCCGCGGGCCTGACGCGCTGGATGGTGCTGGTGGAAGGTGCGTACAAGCCCGAATGCAAACTCGACGACAAGGCCATCGCCGGCCTGACCCAGGCCGTCGACACCTGGATCCGCAAACATGTTTGA
- a CDS encoding DUF58 domain-containing protein — MNTGDGIRVTLSELIEMRHRVREVQLFSTPSQRSPLIGLHHSKLRGRGVDFDQVRVYQAGDDVRTIDWRVTARTQEPHTKLFHEERERPIFIMVEQSCRLFFGSGQMFKSVLAAQAASLIGWAALGHNDRVGGLVFGDNEHYEIKPRRSKQSLLQLLNRLVRVNQSLNTETRPEADALGMALRRGREVLRPGSLVIVICDERALSDGAEQQLSLLSRHCDLLLLPVCDPLDHALPAAGLLRFAERGAQLELDTLNYDLRQAYKAQAEARIARWELLAQKLRVLLMPLSTQSEMVEQLREYLNPQRPVKKQ, encoded by the coding sequence ATGAATACCGGTGATGGAATCCGCGTCACGCTCAGCGAGCTGATTGAGATGCGCCACCGCGTGCGTGAAGTGCAGCTGTTTTCCACGCCGAGCCAGCGCAGCCCTTTGATCGGCCTGCACCATTCCAAGCTGCGCGGGCGCGGTGTGGACTTTGACCAGGTGCGCGTTTACCAGGCCGGCGATGACGTGCGCACCATTGACTGGCGCGTGACTGCGCGCACCCAGGAGCCGCACACCAAGCTGTTCCACGAAGAGCGCGAGCGCCCGATTTTCATCATGGTCGAGCAAAGCTGCCGGCTGTTTTTCGGCTCCGGACAGATGTTCAAGTCAGTGCTCGCCGCCCAGGCCGCCAGCCTGATCGGTTGGGCGGCACTGGGGCATAACGACCGGGTCGGTGGGCTGGTGTTCGGCGACAACGAGCATTACGAAATCAAGCCACGCCGCAGCAAGCAAAGCCTGCTGCAATTGCTCAACCGCCTGGTGCGGGTCAACCAGAGCCTGAATACCGAAACCCGCCCCGAAGCCGATGCCTTGGGCATGGCCCTACGTCGTGGCCGCGAGGTCCTGCGCCCGGGCAGCCTGGTGATCGTGATCTGCGACGAACGCGCGTTGAGCGACGGCGCCGAGCAGCAATTGAGCCTGCTGTCGCGCCATTGCGACCTGTTGCTGCTGCCAGTCTGCGACCCGCTCGACCATGCCCTGCCCGCCGCCGGGCTGCTGCGCTTCGCAGAACGGGGTGCGCAACTGGAACTGGACACGCTCAATTACGATCTGCGCCAGGCCTACAAGGCTCAGGCCGAAGCCCGCATCGCCCGCTGGGAATTGCTCGCGCAGAAACTACGTGTCTTGCTGATGCCCTTGAGCACCCAGAGCGAAATGGTCGAGCAACTGCGCGAATACCTCAACCCGCAACGCCCGGTTAAAAAGCAATGA
- a CDS encoding AAA family ATPase, whose translation MEHREALLALRTFLSTQILGQEKLIERLLIALLADGHMLVEGAPGLAKTKAIKELAEGIEAQFHRIQFTPDLLPADITGTEIYRPETGSFVFQQGPIFHNLVLADEINRAPAKVQSALLEAMAERQVSVGRSTYDLSPLFLVMATQNPIEQEGTYPLPEAQLDRFLMHVKIGFPDATVERRILQQARGEALNGETKPERRVSQQAIFAARKEILGLYMADAVEEYLVQLVMATRTPAKFDPEMAEWIAYGASPRGSIALDRCARAHAWLAGRDFVSPEDIQAVLFDVLRHRIILSFEAEAAGIDQDRVVQRILDVVAVA comes from the coding sequence ATGGAACATCGTGAAGCGCTGCTTGCGCTGCGAACCTTTCTTTCTACGCAGATTCTCGGCCAGGAAAAGCTCATCGAGCGCCTGCTCATCGCCCTGCTCGCCGACGGCCATATGCTGGTCGAAGGCGCGCCGGGCCTGGCCAAGACCAAGGCCATCAAAGAGCTGGCCGAGGGCATCGAAGCGCAGTTCCATCGTATTCAGTTCACTCCCGACCTGCTGCCCGCCGACATCACCGGCACCGAGATCTATCGCCCGGAAACCGGCAGTTTCGTGTTCCAACAGGGGCCGATCTTCCACAATCTGGTGCTGGCGGACGAGATCAACCGCGCCCCCGCCAAGGTGCAATCGGCCCTGCTCGAAGCCATGGCCGAACGCCAGGTCAGCGTGGGGCGCAGCACCTACGACCTGTCGCCGTTGTTCCTGGTGATGGCCACGCAAAACCCCATCGAACAGGAAGGCACCTACCCGCTGCCCGAAGCCCAGCTCGACCGTTTCCTGATGCACGTCAAGATCGGTTTTCCCGATGCCACCGTGGAGCGGCGCATCCTGCAGCAGGCGCGCGGCGAAGCGCTCAACGGTGAAACCAAACCCGAGCGCCGCGTCAGCCAGCAGGCGATCTTCGCCGCTCGCAAGGAAATCCTCGGCCTGTATATGGCCGATGCGGTGGAGGAGTACCTGGTGCAACTGGTTATGGCCACGCGCACACCGGCCAAGTTCGACCCGGAAATGGCCGAGTGGATCGCCTACGGCGCCAGCCCGCGCGGTTCCATCGCCCTGGACCGCTGCGCACGCGCCCACGCCTGGCTGGCCGGGCGCGACTTCGTAAGCCCGGAAGATATCCAGGCCGTACTGTTCGACGTGCTGCGCCACCGCATCATCCTGTCGTTCGAGGCCGAAGCCGCCGGGATCGACCAGGACCGCGTGGTGCAACGCATTCTCGACGTCGTAGCCGTCGCTTGA